One genomic window of Vicugna pacos chromosome 18, VicPac4, whole genome shotgun sequence includes the following:
- the CLDN3 gene encoding claudin-3 produces MSMGLEIAGTSLAVMGWLSTIVCCALPMWRVTAFIGSSIITAQITWEGLWMNCVVQSTGQMQCKVYDSLLALPQDLQAARALIVVAILLAAFGLLVALVGAQCTNCVQDDTAKAKITIVAGVLFLLAALLTLVPVSWSANTIIRDFYNPLVPEAQKREMGSGLYVGWAAAALQLLGGALLCCSCPPRENKYAPAKVLYSAPRSTGLGTVTGTGTAYDRKDYV; encoded by the coding sequence ATGTCCATGGGCCTGGAGATCGCGGGCACCTCGCTGGCCGTCATGGGCTGGCTGAGCACCATCGTGTGCTGCGCGCTGCCCATGTGGCGCGTGACAGCCTTCATCGGTAGCAGCATCATCACGGCACAGATCACCTGGGAGGGCCTGTGGATGAACTGTGTGGTGCAGAGCACGGGCCAGATGCAGTGCAAGGTGTACGATTCGCTGCTGGCGCTGCCACAGGACCTTCAGGCGGCCCGCGCTCTCATCGTCGTCGCCATCCTGCTGGCCGCCTTCGGGCTCCTTGTGGCGCTCGTGGGCGCCCAGTGCACTAACTGTGTGCAGGACGATACAGCCAAGGCCAAGATCACCATCGTGGCCGGCGTGCTCTTCCTCTTGGCCGCCTTGCTCACCCTGGTGCCAGTGTCCTGGTCCGCCAACACCATCATCCGGGACTTCTACAACCCCTTGGTGCCGGAGGCGCAGAAGCGGGAGATGGGCTCGGGCCTGTACGTGGGCTGGGCAGCCGCGGCGCTGCAGCTGCTGGGGGGCGCGCTGCTCTGCTGTTCGTGCCCGCCGCGCGAGAATAAGTACGCGCCGGCCAAGGTCCTCTACTCCGCGCCGCGCTCCACCGGGCTGGGCACGGTCACCGGCACCGGCACGGCCTACGACCGCAAGGACTACGTCTGA